A genome region from Camelina sativa cultivar DH55 chromosome 10, Cs, whole genome shotgun sequence includes the following:
- the LOC104719695 gene encoding beta-glucuronosyltransferase GlcAT14A-like, which yields MKKLRSYYSNVRHHQNHHQQQQHHQHKWIFFPLLIGSVFALFLLFLTTLTSPSGARFLPFTRPVLLSGSGSSAFVESKIKPQQVSSLPSPTRFAYLVSGSAGDGKSLRRTLLALYHPNNRYVVHLDRESSHEEREELHGYIKNSSLFSRFMNVHMIEKANLVTYRGPTMVANTLHAAAILLREGADWDWFINLSSSDYPLVTQDDLLHIFSHLPRDLNFIDHTSNIGWKASQRAKPVIIDPGLYLNKKSDVFWVTQRRSIPTAFKLFTGSAWMALSRPFIDYCIWGWDNLPRTVLMYYSNFLSSPEGYFHTVLCNAEEFRNTTVNSDLHYISWDNPPKQHPHHLNLADMTKMVNSNAPFARKFRREDPVLDKIDDELLNRGSGMATPGGWCIGSNENGSDPCAVIGDTNVIRPGPGAKRLENLVTWLLSTENFRPKQCK from the exons ATGAAGAAATTGAGAAGCTATTACTCAAATGTGAGacatcatcagaatcatcatcaacaacaacaacatcatcagcaCAAATGGATATTTTTCCCTCTTTTGATTGGTTCAGTCTTCGCTTTGTTCTTACTCTTCCTCACAACCCTAACATCACCATCCGGAGCCAGGTTCCTCCCTTTTACCCGACCCGTTTTGTTATCCGGATCTGGTTCATCAGCTTTCGTTGAATCCAAGATCAAACCTCAGCAAGTCTCATCACTCCCTTCGCCTACACGTTTTGCTTACTTGGTTTCTGGATCCGCCGGCGACGGCAAATCTCTCCGGCGAACTCTTTTGGCTCTTTACCATCCGAATAACCGGTACGTTGTTCATTTAGACAGAGAGTCTTCTCATGAGGAGAGAGAGGAGCTTCATGGGTACATCAAGAACTCGTCTTTGTTCTCGAGGTTTATGAATGTTCATATGATTGAGAAGGCTAACCTTGTCACGTATCGTGGCCCTACGATGGTTGCGAATACACTTCACGCTGCTGCGATTTTGCTTAGGGAAGGAGCTGATTGGGATTGGTTTATTAATCTTAGCTCATCAGATTATCCTCTAGTGACTCAAGATG ATTTGTTGCATATCTTTTCGCATTTGCCGCGGGATTTGAACTTCATTGATCATACGAGTAACATTGGATGGAAAGC ATCACAAAGAGCTAAACCGGTTATTATAGATCCAGGACTGTATTTGAACAAGAAGTCTGATGTTTTTTGGGTTACTCAAAGACGAAGCATTCCAACAGCATTCAAGCTCTTCACAG GCTCTGCGTGGATGGCGTTATCACGGCCATTCATAGACTACTGTATTTGGGGTTGGGATAATCTACCTCGTACCGTCTTAATGTATTACTCGAATTTTCTCTCATCTCCGGAAGGATATTTTCACACTGTTCTCTGCAACGCTGAGGAATTCAGAAACACGACAGTAAATAGCGACCTGCACTACATATCGTGGGATAATCCGCCTAAGCAGCATCCACACCATCTCAACCTTGCAGACATGACTAAAATGGTAAATAGCAATGCCCCGTTTGCAAGAAAATTCAGAAGAGAAGATCCTGTACTTGATAAGATCGACGATGAGCTGCTTAACAGAGGTTCTGGGATGGCTACACCTGGCGGTTGGTGCATTGGAAGCAATGAGAATGGGAGTGACCCTTGTGCTGTTATTGGTGACACTAATGTTATCAGGCCTGGTCCAGGTGCTAAGCGGTTAGAGAATCTGGTCACTTGGTTATTATCTACTGAGAATTTCAGACCAAAACAGTGCAAGTGA
- the LOC104719696 gene encoding pentatricopeptide repeat-containing protein At5g39980, chloroplastic gives MLYIDIIASSSSPSLSLPLLPLTRPHISTIAVARQRNLIFTVSASSSPSQTIKVWRKQQPEKKKKNSTSSFQALRKHRRYQRSTFLDHDVDMDELLASIHQTQNESELFSLLSTYKDRQLSIRFMVSLLSRENDWQRSLALLDWVHEEAKYTPSVFAYNVVLRNVLRAKQFDIAHGLFDEMRQRALTPDRYTYSTLITSFGKEGMFDSALSWLQKMEQDRVSGDLVLYSNLIELSRRLCDYSKAISIFSRLKRSGITPDLVAYNSMINVYGKAKLFREARLLIKEMNEAGVLPNTVSYSTLLSVYVENQKFLEALSVFAEMKEVNCELDLTTCNIMIDVYGQLDMVKEADRLFWSLRKIDIEPNVVSYNTILRVYGEAELFGEAIHLFRLMQRKDIEQNVVTYNTMIKIYGKTMEHEKATNLVQEMQSRGIEPNAITYSTIISIWGKAGKLDRAATLFQKLRSSGVEIDQVLYQTMIVAYERVGLMGHAKRLLHELKLPDNIPRETAITILAKAGRTEEATWVFRQAFESGEVKDISVFGCMINLYSRNQRYVNVIEVFEKMRTAGYFPDSNAIAMVLNAYGKQREFEKADTVYREMQEEGCVFPDEVHFQMLSLYSSKKDFEMVESLFEILESDPNVNSKELHLVVAALYERADKLNDASRVMNRMRERGVLKPLSG, from the coding sequence ATGTTGTACATAGATATtattgcttcatcttcttcgcctTCACTTTCTCTTCCATTATTACCCTTAACCAGACCTCATATCTCCACCATTGCTGTAGCTAGACAACGCAATCTCATATTCACAGTCTCTGCTTCTTCATCACCTTCACAAACCATAAAGGTATGGAGAAAACAACAaccagagaagaaaaagaagaactcAACGTCGTCGTTTCAAGCGTTGAGGAAACATCGGAGGTATCAAAGGTCTACTTTTCTCGATCACGACGTCGATATGGACGAGCTTTTAGCTTCAATTCACCAGACCCAGAACGAAAGTGAGCTTTTTTCTCTGCTTTCAACTTACAAAGACAGACAGTTGTCTATACGGTTCatggtttctcttctttctcgaGAAAATGATTGGCAGAGATCACTTGCATTGCTCGATTGGGTTCACGAGGAAGCTAAGTACACACCTTCTGTGTTCGCCTACAATGTAGTTCTTCGTAATGTGTTGAGAGCTAAGCAGTTTGATATTGCACACGgactgttcgacgaaatgcgtCAGAGAGCTCTTACCCCTGATAGGTATACTTATTCCACGCTTATCACTTCGTTTGGGAAAGAGGGTATGTTTGATTCGGCTTTGTCTTGGCTTCAGAAGATGGAACAAGACCGTGTCTCAGGTGACCTTGTTTTGTATAGCAACCTCATTGAGCTTTCTAGGAGGCTGTGTGATTATTCAAAGGCTATTTCGATTTTCTCGAGGTTGAAGAGGTCTGGTATTACACCTGATCTTGTTGCGTATAATTCGATGATCAATGTTTATGGAAAGGCCAAATTGTTTAGAGAGGCGCGGTTACTTATTAAGGAGATGAACGAAGCTGGTGTGTTACCAAACACAGTTAGTTACTCCACTCTCTTGAGTGTTTATGTGGAGAACCAGAAGTTTTTAGAAGCTTTGTCTGTTTTCGCAGAGATGAAAGAGGTGAATTGTGAGTTGGATCTCACGACTTGTAATATAATGATCGATGTTTATGGTCAGCTTGACATGGTTAAAGAAGCTGATAGGTTGTTTTGGAGTTTGAGGAAAATAGATATCGAACCAAATGTTGTTAGCTACAATACCATCCTTCGTGTTTACGGCGAGGCTGAGCTTTTCGGTGAAGCAATTCATCTTTTCAGGTTGATGCAGAGGAAAGACATTGAACAGAACGTTGTTACGTACAACACGATGATTAAGATCTATGGGAAAACTATGGAGCATGAAAAGGCCACGAATCTTGTTCAAGAGATGCAGAGCCGAGGAATTGAACCTAACGCCATTACCTACTCAACTATTATATCAATATGGGGGAAAGCTGGGAAACTGGACCGAGCTGCGACACTGTTTCAGAAGCTGAGGAGCTCGGGTGTGGAAATAGATCAAGTTCTGTATCAAACCATGATTGTGGCTTATGAAAGAGTTGGTCTAATGGGTCATGCTAAACGTCTGCTTCACGAGTTAAAGCTCCCGGATAATATCCCTCGGGAAACCGCTATCACCATTCTGGCTAAAGCCGGGAGAACTGAAGAGGCGACATGGGTTTTTCGTCAAGCTTTTGAATCCGGGGAGGTAAAAGACATATCAGTATTTGGCTGTATGATCAATCTTTACTCAAGAAACCAAAGGTATGTAAATGTCATCGAAGTGTTTGAGAAAATGAGAACCGCTGGTTACTTTCCGGATTCAAATGCAATAGCTATGGTGTTGAACGCGTACGGGAAAcaaagagagtttgaaaaagcAGATACGGTTTACAGAGAAATGCAAGAGGAAGGATGTGTTTTCCCTGATGAAGTTCATTTCCAAATGCTGAGTTTATACTCATCGAAGAAAGATTTTGAGATGGTTGAATCGTTGTTTGAGATATTGGAATCTGATCCTAATGTTAATAGCAAGGAGTTGCATTTGGTTGTGGCGGCTTTGTACGAGAGAGCAGATAAACTAAACGATGCTTCAAGAGTCATGAATCGAATGAGAGAACGAGGAGTCTTAAAGCCGTTATCTGGATGA
- the LOC104719697 gene encoding HIPL1 protein-like: protein MDSLCSIALFLSSLLLFLAKSSLSHPLCNDLTAPFNPQQRVTFCQFNGSVCCNSLEDLELQRQFKAVNVSGSCSLLLKSLLCSKCDPFAAELYRVESESRQVPVLCNSTVSSTQSLANVDFCARFWNECHNFSVTNTPFASQAGDGGNNTSTISDTWKSRNDFCKIFGGASDESSVCFTGQAVSFNSSKATSPSPSGICLEKLGNGSYLNMVPHPDGSNRVFLSDQPGKIYLVTVPPEGSGEVLKIDETNLFLDLTGEVHFDAELGLLGIAFHPDFLKNGRFFASFNCDKVKWPECSGKCACNSDIDCDPEKLDSDNGANPCQYHSVISEFFTNGTYVRPVEVRRIFTMGLPFTTHHGGQILFGPKDGYLYFMMGDGGSKGDPHNFAQSKRSLLGKIMRLDVNNNVLDTKAISKFQLWGNYSIPKDNPFSQDKNLLPEIWAMGVRNPWRCSFDSERPSYFLCADVGEDKYEEVDMITKGGNYGWHYYEGTLPFNPSSSSKISNSTTKIANPILPVMWYNHSDGSASITGGYFYRSSTDPCLYGTYLFADLYAGVIYGGTETPVGSGNFTSSHIPLQCASDSPIPCSFKTESSASSPPLLGFVFSFGQDNNKDVYLLASTGIYRIARPSRCNFHCSLENTTSLPPLQQPGRSPPSPSSSKRLHNICTLVINFLANWCFILVLMY, encoded by the exons ATGGATTCTCTCTGTTCAAtagctctgtttctttcttccctTCTGTTGTTTCTTGCCAAAAGCTCCTTGTCACATCCTTTATGTAATGATTTGA CTGCACCGTTTAATCCACAGCAACGGGTCACTTTTTGTCAGTTTAATGGAAGTGTATGCTGTAACTCCCTTGAAGACTTGGAGTTGCAGAGACAGTTTAAAGCAGTCAATGTATCTGGGAGCTGTTCTCTACTCCTCAAATCATTACTTTGCTCG AAGTGTGATCCTTTCGCAGCAGAGCTTTACCGTGTTGAGTCAGAATCTAGACAAGTTCCTGTGCTTTGCAACTCCACAGTTTCTTCAACACAATCGCTGGCCAACGTTGATTTCTGCGCTAGATTTTGGAACGAGTGCCATAATTTCTCTGTAACCAACACTCCTTTTGCATCTCAAGCCGGAGATGGAGGCAACAACACTTCCACAATATCTGATACGTGGAAATCAAGAAACGACTTCTGCAAGATTTTTGGTGGAGCTTCAGATGAATCCTCTGTGTGCTTCACTGGCCAGGCTGTTTCATTTAACAGTTCAAAAGCTACTAGTCCATCTCCTTCAGGCATATGTCTCGAGAAGCTAGGAAACGGGTCTTATCTTAACATGGTACCTCATCCTGATGGTTCTAATCGCGTCTTTTTGTCTGATCAACCTGGGAAGATATACTTGGTGACAGTTCCACCTGAAGGATCTGGAGAAGTTTTGAAAATAGACGAAACTAACCTGTTTCTTGATCTTACTGGAGAAGTGCACTTTGATGCTGAGCTTGGTCTCTTGGGAATAGCTTTCCATCCTGACTTCTTGAAAAACGGTAGATTCTTCGCTTCTTTCAACTGCGATAAAGTTAAGTGGCCAGAGTGTTCTGGCAAATGCGCGTGCAACTCAGATATTGACTGTGACCCTGAAAAGCTAGATTCTGATAATGGAGCAAACCCATGTCAATACCATAGTGTCATATCAGAGTTCTTCACCAATG GGACTTATGTTAGACCGGTGGAGGTAAGAAGAATCTTTACAATGGGTCTTCCTTTTACAACACATCACGGTGGACAGATATTGTTCGGACCTAAAGATGGGTACTTGTATTTCATGATGGGAGATGGTGGAAGTAAAGGAGATCCACACAACTTTGCACAAAGCAAGAGATCGTTGCTCGGGAAGATCATGAGACTTGATGTGAATAATAATGTTCTTG ATACAAAAGCCATAAGCAAGTTTCAGCTATGGGGAAACTATTCTATACCAAAGGACAATCCGTTTTCTCAAGATAAGAATCTGCTTCCTGAGATATGGGCCATGGGAGTAAGAAATCCATGGCGATGCAGTTTTGATTCAGAGAGGccatcttattttctttgtgcaGATGTTGGCGAG GACAAATATGAAGAAGTTGATATGATCACTAAGGGAGGAAACTATGGTTGGCATTACTACGAGGGAACTTTGCCGTTTAATCCCTCAAGTTCTTCTAAAataagcaactcaacaacaaaGATTGCAAATCCGATCTTGCCTGTAATGTGGTACAATCATTCAGACGGATCAGCATCAATAACTGGTGGATACTTTTACCGTTCCTCCACTGATCCATGCTTGTATGGAAC GTATCTCTTTGCAGACTTATACGCCGGAGTCATTTATGGAGGGACTGAAACTCCAGTTGGTAGTGGAAACTTCACGAGCTCTCATATTCCGTTACAATGCGCTTCGGATTCGCCAATCCCTTGCTCATTTAAAACAGAGTCCTCTGCTTCTTCACCACCACTACTTGGCTTTGTGTTCTCCTTTGGACAAGACAACAATAAAGACGTTTACTTACTTGCAAGCACTGGTATATACAGAATCGCTCGCCCGAGCCGCTGTAACTTCCATTGCTCTCTTGAAAACACAACATCTTTACCTCCTTTACAACAGCCTGGTCGTTCTCCACCGTCTCCTTCATCCTCTAAACGACTACACAACATCTGTACTCTTGTTATAAATTTCCTAGCTAATtggtgttttattttggttctaatgtaTTGA